A region from the Sandaracinus amylolyticus genome encodes:
- a CDS encoding flavin-containing monooxygenase, with protein sequence MTEHVDVMIVGAGLSGIGAAWHLRERCPDHGFVILEARDAIGGTWDLFRYPGIRSDSDMFTLGYAFRPWREQKAIADGPSILSYVRNTARESGIDRHIRFRHRVTRASWSSEDARWTVEAARDDGETARFTCNFLWMCSGYYDYAEGYTPEFAGTERFRGKIVHPQRWSDDVDYAGKRVVVIGSGATAMTLVPELAKKAAHVTMLQRSPTYVVSLPAEDAVANFLREHLPEHVAYDITRWKNVLLSMAFYQFARRAPERATKRLVSLIRKELGAEYDVATHFTPKYKPWDQRLCLVPDGDLFVALREGRASVVTDHIETFTEKGIRLRSGQELDADLIVTATGLKLQFLGGMQVEIDGQPLEPTKTTNYKGVMLSDVPNLACTFGYTNASWTLKADLTSEYVCRLLRRMRETGASVCTPRLRDADVGAEPFLDLTSGYVQRALAHLPKQGSRRPWKLYQNYALDILFLRYGDIDDGTMELSGTRARRDEPKRRLGPIARAVRAAASR encoded by the coding sequence ATGACCGAGCACGTCGACGTGATGATCGTGGGCGCCGGGCTGTCGGGGATCGGCGCGGCCTGGCATCTGCGCGAGCGTTGTCCCGATCACGGCTTCGTGATCCTCGAGGCGCGCGACGCGATCGGCGGCACCTGGGATCTCTTCCGCTATCCGGGGATCCGATCCGACTCCGACATGTTCACGCTCGGCTACGCCTTCCGGCCGTGGCGCGAGCAGAAGGCGATCGCCGACGGCCCCTCGATCCTGTCGTACGTTCGCAACACTGCGCGCGAGAGCGGCATCGATCGGCACATCCGCTTCCGCCATCGCGTGACGCGCGCATCGTGGTCGAGCGAGGACGCGCGGTGGACCGTCGAGGCCGCGCGCGACGACGGCGAGACCGCGCGATTCACGTGCAACTTCTTGTGGATGTGCTCGGGCTACTACGACTACGCCGAGGGCTACACCCCGGAATTCGCGGGCACCGAGCGCTTCCGCGGCAAGATCGTGCACCCGCAGCGCTGGAGCGACGACGTCGACTACGCGGGCAAGCGCGTCGTCGTGATCGGCAGCGGCGCGACCGCGATGACGCTGGTCCCCGAGCTCGCGAAGAAGGCGGCGCACGTCACGATGCTGCAGCGCTCGCCGACGTACGTCGTGTCGCTGCCCGCCGAGGACGCCGTCGCGAACTTCCTGCGCGAGCACCTGCCCGAGCACGTCGCGTACGACATCACGCGCTGGAAGAACGTGCTGTTGAGCATGGCGTTCTACCAGTTCGCGCGGCGTGCTCCGGAGCGCGCGACGAAGCGGCTCGTCTCGCTCATCCGGAAGGAGCTCGGCGCCGAGTACGACGTCGCGACGCACTTCACGCCGAAATACAAGCCGTGGGACCAGCGGTTGTGCCTCGTGCCCGACGGCGATCTGTTCGTCGCGCTGCGCGAGGGACGCGCGTCGGTCGTCACCGATCACATCGAGACGTTCACCGAGAAGGGCATCCGTCTGCGCTCGGGACAGGAGCTCGACGCCGATCTGATCGTCACCGCGACCGGCCTCAAGCTGCAGTTCCTCGGCGGCATGCAGGTCGAGATCGACGGACAGCCGCTCGAGCCCACGAAGACGACGAACTACAAGGGCGTGATGCTGAGCGACGTGCCGAACCTCGCGTGCACGTTCGGCTACACGAACGCGTCGTGGACGCTCAAGGCGGACCTCACGTCGGAGTACGTCTGTCGCCTGCTGCGGCGCATGCGCGAGACCGGCGCGAGCGTGTGCACGCCGCGGCTGCGCGACGCGGACGTCGGCGCGGAGCCGTTCCTCGATCTCACGTCGGGCTACGTGCAGCGCGCGCTCGCGCACCTGCCGAAGCAGGGATCGCGCAGGCCGTGGAAGCTCTACCAGAACTACGCGCTCGACATCCTCTTCCTCCGCTACGGCGACATCGACGACGGCACGATGGAGCTGAGCGGCACGCGCGCACGTCGCGACGAGCCGAAGCGCAGGCTCGGACCGATCGCGCGCGCGGTGCGCGCCGCGGCCTCGCGCTGA